The following proteins come from a genomic window of Geothrix edaphica:
- a CDS encoding dihydroorotase gives MSLLVKNVRLVDPAQNLDGPGALLVVEGVVAAIGADLERDPLAAGAEVLDGGGAVLAPGLVDLHVHFREPGQTRKESIESGSRAAVAGGFTSVCAMANTKPVNDSVAITEMMLTRAAKAGLCRYFPIGTVSREMKGEELADMGTLKAAGCVAFSDDGLPISNASLMRRALEYTRWLDVPVVAHEEDRDLAGKGYMHEGAVSASLGCLGIPAAAEEAMVARDIVLAEHTGGHLHLAHLSTKGSLRMVREAKARGLAVTCEVTPHHFALSDKELMKFDSDYKMNPPLRTEADIQAVLEAIADGTVDAIATDHAPHGWDDKEVELPIAAFGVIGLETALPLTLELLVNRQVISLAKAISLLTWEPAKVFHLDRQGLGTLKPGVPADFVLFDPNAQIQVDRAFIQSKSYNTPFKGWSLPGKVLGTWVGGTRVWG, from the coding sequence ATGTCCCTCCTCGTGAAGAACGTCCGCCTTGTGGATCCAGCGCAGAACCTGGACGGGCCGGGAGCGCTGCTGGTGGTGGAGGGGGTCGTGGCGGCCATCGGGGCGGACCTGGAGCGCGATCCGCTGGCGGCGGGGGCCGAGGTCCTGGATGGCGGGGGCGCGGTGCTGGCACCGGGCCTCGTGGACCTGCACGTGCACTTCCGCGAGCCGGGGCAGACCCGCAAGGAGAGCATCGAGAGCGGCAGCCGGGCCGCCGTGGCCGGGGGCTTCACCTCCGTGTGCGCCATGGCCAACACCAAGCCCGTGAACGACAGCGTGGCCATCACCGAGATGATGCTCACCCGGGCCGCCAAGGCCGGCCTCTGCCGCTACTTCCCCATCGGCACCGTGAGCCGCGAGATGAAGGGCGAGGAGCTGGCAGACATGGGCACGCTGAAGGCCGCAGGCTGCGTGGCCTTCTCCGATGACGGCCTACCCATCTCGAACGCCTCGCTCATGCGCCGGGCCCTGGAATACACGCGCTGGCTCGATGTTCCCGTGGTGGCCCACGAGGAGGACAGGGATCTGGCCGGCAAAGGCTACATGCACGAGGGCGCCGTGAGCGCCTCTCTCGGCTGCCTGGGCATCCCCGCCGCGGCCGAAGAGGCCATGGTGGCCCGCGACATCGTGCTGGCCGAGCACACGGGCGGCCACCTGCACCTCGCCCACCTCAGCACCAAGGGTTCCCTGCGGATGGTGCGCGAGGCCAAGGCCCGTGGCCTCGCCGTCACCTGCGAGGTGACCCCCCACCACTTCGCCCTGTCGGACAAGGAACTGATGAAGTTCGACAGCGACTACAAGATGAACCCGCCCCTGCGTACCGAGGCTGACATCCAGGCCGTGTTGGAGGCCATCGCCGACGGCACCGTGGATGCCATCGCCACGGACCATGCCCCCCACGGCTGGGACGACAAGGAAGTGGAGCTGCCCATTGCCGCCTTCGGCGTCATCGGCCTGGAGACCGCCCTGCCCCTCACTCTCGAGCTTCTCGTGAACCGCCAGGTCATCAGCCTGGCCAAGGCCATCAGCCTGCTGACCTGGGAGCCCGCGAAGGTCTTCCACCTCGACCGCCAGGGCCTCGGCACCCTGAAGCCCGGCGTCCCCGCCGACTTCGTCCTCTTCGATCCGAACGCCCAGATCCAGGTGGATCGCGCCTTCATCCAGTCCAAGTCCTACAACACGCCGTTCAAGGGCTGGAGCCTGCCCGGCAAGGTGCTCGGCACCTGGGTGGGCGGAACGCGGGTCTGGGGCTGA
- a CDS encoding protein kinase domain-containing protein: protein MSPLVIGELIGAYEIVGTLGAGGMGEVFRAWDPKLGREVAVKVLPESFVSEPVKLKRFQQEARTLAALSHPNVVQVFDAGEHQGLPYLVMELVEGQTLRQRMAAGPMPWRQAAELAAAVADGLAAAHAKGIVHRDLKPENLMLTVHGHVKILDFGLAKLRKDQSLPPGSISGAGVRPPLSGVTEVGLVMGTADYMSPEQAQGGNVGARSDLFSLGVILWEMATGNHPFHRATPAETMRAILTGRPGTPGDSERLPWPLGRILRVCLARDPAHRFRTARELAEALRFAARTDLGPRPIWEASQHSWAVRRSQVLGAGMALVLLGSGGGVYAWRRSHRAPVAPANTAPPLPSVLALPARVFGAEDAVYLTDAVPNSLSTLLSKVEGLDTKAPPSSFQMEKWKGDLAQVKEAYRADHLVVTTITKKAKRLVLNVQLVDTRTWKVRWGHQYEGVQADYNNLVRDAAEAVARTLTREEGLAPVIARPATGSEAELAFGEGRHFQYRYRALGRSGDYD, encoded by the coding sequence GTGTCTCCTCTTGTGATTGGCGAACTCATCGGTGCCTACGAGATCGTGGGTACCCTTGGTGCGGGCGGCATGGGCGAGGTGTTTCGGGCCTGGGATCCCAAACTGGGCCGTGAGGTGGCGGTCAAGGTCCTTCCTGAATCCTTCGTCAGCGAGCCGGTGAAATTGAAGCGCTTCCAGCAGGAGGCCCGCACTCTGGCCGCCCTGTCTCATCCCAACGTGGTGCAGGTCTTCGATGCCGGCGAACATCAGGGCCTCCCCTACCTGGTGATGGAACTGGTGGAGGGGCAGACACTGCGGCAGCGGATGGCCGCCGGCCCCATGCCCTGGCGCCAGGCAGCAGAGCTGGCGGCGGCCGTGGCAGATGGGCTCGCTGCCGCCCATGCCAAGGGCATCGTGCACCGGGATCTCAAGCCTGAGAACCTGATGCTGACGGTCCACGGCCATGTGAAGATCCTCGATTTCGGGCTGGCCAAACTGCGCAAGGATCAATCCCTGCCGCCAGGGTCCATCTCTGGCGCGGGGGTACGCCCGCCGCTCAGTGGGGTCACGGAGGTTGGCCTGGTGATGGGAACCGCCGACTACATGAGTCCCGAACAGGCCCAGGGCGGCAACGTGGGCGCCAGGAGTGATCTCTTCAGCCTGGGGGTGATCCTCTGGGAGATGGCCACGGGAAACCACCCCTTCCACCGCGCCACGCCAGCAGAAACCATGCGGGCCATCCTGACGGGTCGACCGGGAACTCCCGGGGATTCGGAACGCCTGCCCTGGCCCCTGGGCCGCATCCTCAGGGTCTGCCTGGCAAGGGACCCCGCGCACCGGTTCCGGACCGCCCGGGAATTGGCCGAGGCCCTGCGCTTTGCCGCACGGACGGACCTGGGACCCCGCCCCATCTGGGAGGCATCGCAACATTCCTGGGCGGTTCGCCGCTCGCAGGTTCTGGGTGCTGGCATGGCCCTGGTTCTTCTGGGCTCGGGGGGTGGTGTCTATGCCTGGCGACGGAGCCACCGGGCCCCGGTGGCGCCCGCAAACACGGCGCCTCCGCTTCCCAGTGTGCTGGCCCTGCCCGCGCGGGTGTTTGGGGCCGAGGATGCCGTCTACTTGACGGATGCCGTGCCGAACTCGCTGTCCACGCTGCTCTCGAAGGTGGAGGGCCTGGACACGAAGGCGCCGCCCTCCAGCTTCCAGATGGAGAAATGGAAGGGCGATCTGGCCCAGGTCAAGGAGGCCTACCGGGCGGACCACCTGGTGGTCACCACCATCACCAAGAAGGCGAAGCGCCTGGTCCTCAATGTGCAGCTGGTGGACACGCGGACCTGGAAGGTACGCTGGGGCCACCAGTACGAAGGGGTGCAGGCGGACTACAACAATCTGGTCCGCGACGCGGCGGAGGCTGTGGCCCGCACTTTGACTCGCGAGGAGGGGCTGGCCCCGGTCATCGCCCGGCCCGCGACAGGCTCCGAAGCCGAGCTGGCTTTTGGTGAAGGGCGGCACTTTCAGTACCGCTATCGGGCCCTGGGGCGGAGCGGGGACTACGACTAG
- a CDS encoding tetratricopeptide repeat protein: MAAFEKVVRLDPRHAEAAAQLACLHGWRSYEAGTAQAGEAERQLETTWARRALDIDPRCGLAWSLLGAVEVQGRRENPELAVEYAVKGVCLAPHQAQVHITMATILSGPGSVGLFIAGGRRSMELDPMDLTGPAFVALGLAWMGRAEEALANVDRALLREPGHALLNGTVRPYALVRLGRLDEAEAHYARLGKPPGPTIRFWSAVDRGQTGEARALAGPLLAHWLGPKERAIDIGNAVLFNAPYLVRAGLSDDAIRLLQRSVDVGAIPCLDWLLANPEMQQLRRDPRFAQILRATRDSAAMVARHLDQAKARGELPEYLQKPLEDLHGHIAEASRLGP, translated from the coding sequence GTGGCGGCCTTCGAGAAGGTCGTCCGCCTGGATCCGCGACATGCCGAGGCCGCGGCGCAGCTGGCCTGCCTCCACGGGTGGCGGTCCTACGAGGCGGGGACCGCCCAGGCCGGAGAAGCCGAGCGACAGCTGGAGACCACCTGGGCGCGCCGGGCCCTGGACATCGACCCGCGCTGCGGTCTGGCGTGGAGTCTCCTTGGGGCGGTGGAGGTGCAGGGCCGTCGGGAGAACCCGGAGTTGGCCGTGGAATACGCGGTGAAGGGGGTCTGTCTCGCCCCGCACCAGGCCCAGGTCCACATCACCATGGCCACCATCCTGTCCGGGCCCGGCTCAGTGGGTCTCTTCATCGCGGGCGGCCGCCGGTCCATGGAACTGGATCCCATGGATCTCACGGGGCCCGCCTTCGTGGCACTGGGTCTGGCCTGGATGGGCCGGGCGGAGGAGGCGCTGGCCAATGTGGACCGGGCCCTCCTGAGGGAGCCGGGGCATGCCTTGTTGAACGGCACAGTCCGGCCCTATGCCCTGGTTCGACTGGGGCGCCTAGACGAGGCCGAGGCCCACTACGCACGTTTGGGCAAGCCCCCCGGCCCCACGATCCGGTTCTGGAGCGCGGTGGACCGTGGGCAGACAGGGGAGGCCCGGGCCCTCGCGGGACCCCTCCTGGCCCACTGGCTCGGCCCCAAGGAGCGGGCCATCGACATCGGGAACGCAGTGTTGTTCAACGCGCCCTACCTGGTGCGTGCGGGCCTGAGCGACGATGCCATCCGACTCCTCCAGCGGAGCGTAGACGTAGGGGCCATCCCGTGCCTGGATTGGCTCCTGGCCAACCCGGAGATGCAGCAGTTGCGCCGCGATCCCCGCTTCGCGCAGATCCTGCGGGCGACCCGGGACAGCGCGGCCATGGTGGCGCGGCATCTGGACCAGGCCAAGGCCCGGGGAGAACTGCCTGAATACTTGCAGAAGCCCCTGGAGGACCTGCATGGGCACATCGCGGAGGCCTCGCGGTTGGGTCCATGA
- a CDS encoding DUF3309 family protein, with translation MLILLIVILLLLSLGTLPTWPHSKNWGYYPSSGLGLVVVVLVILLLMGRI, from the coding sequence ATGCTCATTCTCTTGATCGTCATCCTGCTCTTGCTGTCACTCGGCACCCTTCCCACCTGGCCCCACAGCAAAAACTGGGGCTATTACCCGAGCAGTGGCCTGGGTCTTGTGGTGGTGGTTCTCGTCATCCTGCTGCTCATGGGCCGGATCTAG
- a CDS encoding TrmH family RNA methyltransferase, translating into MTFDAWDPYRDLRFAGTREHPEFGPCFIAEGRILVEDLLAAGRAGRLRVVSVAATTPAAGAARALLPEGTELLVAEPAALSELAGFPFHRGLMACAQVPPPPSAAALLAARRLLVLPRLYDGENLGLLLRSAAALGLDGVLAGPGPGLWSRRTVRVSMGAVWRIPVWRVEDPWALLADWKAAESGSEVVAAALTQQAEDARHWRPAARCALVMGPEDTGLDADQLARCDRAVAIPMASGMDSLNVAAAGAILMFRMVENG; encoded by the coding sequence ATGACCTTTGATGCCTGGGATCCCTATCGCGACCTGCGCTTCGCCGGGACGCGGGAGCACCCGGAGTTCGGTCCCTGCTTCATCGCCGAGGGGCGGATCCTGGTGGAGGATCTGCTCGCCGCCGGCCGGGCGGGCCGGTTGCGCGTGGTGTCCGTGGCCGCCACGACTCCGGCGGCCGGGGCCGCGCGGGCCCTGCTCCCCGAGGGGACGGAACTGCTGGTGGCAGAGCCCGCGGCGCTGTCGGAACTGGCGGGCTTCCCCTTCCACCGGGGCCTCATGGCCTGTGCGCAGGTGCCGCCGCCGCCTTCCGCGGCGGCCCTGCTGGCGGCCCGGCGCCTGCTGGTGCTGCCGCGGCTCTACGACGGCGAGAACCTGGGCCTGCTGCTGCGCAGCGCCGCGGCCCTGGGGCTGGATGGCGTGCTGGCGGGGCCGGGGCCGGGCCTCTGGAGCCGCCGCACGGTGCGGGTCTCCATGGGCGCCGTGTGGCGCATCCCCGTGTGGCGGGTGGAGGATCCCTGGGCGCTCCTGGCGGACTGGAAGGCGGCGGAGTCCGGCTCGGAGGTCGTGGCTGCAGCGCTCACTCAGCAGGCGGAAGACGCCCGGCACTGGCGGCCCGCGGCCCGCTGCGCCCTGGTGATGGGACCCGAGGATACGGGCCTGGATGCGGACCAGCTGGCGCGCTGCGACCGGGCCGTGGCCATTCCCATGGCCTCGGGCATGGACAGCCTGAACGTGGCCGCCGCCGGGGCGATCCTGATGTTCCGGATGGTGGAGAACGGCTAG
- a CDS encoding thioredoxin family protein → MPRPATLPTLDWKAVFESGLDYTAWLAAAESAEQRDKLEAQRAALALDPQAAGFMAALPRPVHVVAIAEDWCGDVVRHAPVLQRLAETGPNLKVRYLSREQHPDVFARFLTNGGEAIPKFIFLSDRFVECGNWGPMPESCRELIARGKACGDVAAARKKVSARYEQDTACREVVAELLRLVDIAASREP, encoded by the coding sequence ATGCCCCGCCCCGCCACCCTGCCCACTTTGGACTGGAAGGCCGTGTTCGAGTCCGGCCTGGACTACACCGCCTGGCTGGCCGCCGCGGAATCCGCAGAGCAGCGGGACAAGCTGGAAGCCCAGCGGGCGGCCCTGGCGCTGGATCCGCAGGCTGCCGGCTTCATGGCCGCCCTGCCCAGGCCCGTGCATGTGGTGGCCATCGCCGAGGACTGGTGCGGCGACGTGGTGCGCCACGCGCCCGTGCTCCAGCGCCTGGCCGAGACCGGCCCGAACCTGAAGGTCCGCTATCTCAGCCGGGAGCAGCACCCGGATGTGTTCGCCCGCTTCCTCACCAACGGCGGCGAGGCCATCCCCAAGTTCATCTTCCTGAGCGACCGCTTCGTGGAGTGCGGCAACTGGGGCCCCATGCCCGAGAGCTGCCGCGAACTCATCGCCCGGGGCAAGGCCTGCGGTGACGTGGCCGCGGCCCGGAAGAAGGTGTCCGCCCGCTACGAGCAGGACACGGCCTGCCGCGAGGTGGTGGCCGAGCTCCTGCGCCTGGTGGACATCGCGGCCAGCCGCGAGCCCTAG
- a CDS encoding NAD(P)-dependent alcohol dehydrogenase, with translation MTIAKAYAAASATSALAPFQIERRAVGPHDVEIEIAYCGICHSDIHQVRDEWGGSKYPMVPGHEIVGRVTAVGAHVKGFKVGDLAGVGCMVDSCRTCPSCQRKLEQFCEKGAAFSYNSTEMDRKTPTYGGYSSSVVVDEAFTLKVSPKLDLAAVAPLLCAGITTYSPLRHWKTKKGDKVGVVGLGGLGHMAVKIAAAMGAEVTMLSTSKSKEADARKLGASHFGLTSEDATFKQLAGQFDLIIDTISAPHDYNKYLGLLRVEGAMVLLGVPPEPTPVAAHALIGGRKTLSGSLIGGIQETQEMLDFCAEHGIVSEIELIPVQQVNEAYERMMKNDVRYRFVLDMKTL, from the coding sequence ATGACCATCGCGAAAGCCTACGCCGCTGCCTCTGCCACGTCTGCCCTCGCGCCGTTCCAGATCGAGCGTCGGGCCGTGGGGCCGCACGATGTCGAGATCGAGATCGCCTACTGCGGCATCTGCCATTCCGACATCCACCAGGTGCGGGACGAGTGGGGCGGCTCGAAATACCCCATGGTGCCCGGCCACGAGATCGTGGGCCGCGTCACCGCCGTGGGCGCTCACGTGAAGGGCTTCAAGGTGGGAGATCTGGCGGGCGTGGGCTGCATGGTGGACAGCTGCCGCACCTGCCCCAGCTGCCAGCGGAAGCTCGAGCAGTTCTGCGAGAAGGGCGCCGCCTTCTCCTACAACAGTACCGAAATGGACCGGAAGACGCCCACTTACGGCGGCTATTCGTCGAGCGTCGTGGTGGACGAAGCTTTCACGCTGAAGGTGTCTCCGAAGCTCGACCTCGCCGCCGTCGCGCCCCTGCTCTGCGCGGGCATCACCACCTACTCGCCCCTGCGCCACTGGAAGACCAAGAAGGGCGACAAGGTGGGCGTGGTGGGCCTGGGCGGCCTGGGCCACATGGCCGTGAAGATTGCCGCCGCCATGGGAGCCGAGGTGACCATGCTCAGCACCTCGAAGTCCAAGGAGGCCGATGCCCGCAAGCTGGGCGCCAGCCACTTCGGGCTCACGTCGGAGGACGCCACCTTCAAGCAGCTGGCCGGCCAGTTCGACCTCATCATCGACACCATCTCCGCGCCCCACGACTACAACAAGTACCTGGGCCTGCTCCGCGTGGAGGGTGCCATGGTGCTGCTGGGCGTTCCGCCTGAACCCACTCCGGTCGCGGCCCACGCGCTCATCGGCGGCCGCAAGACCCTCAGCGGATCACTCATCGGCGGCATCCAGGAGACCCAGGAGATGCTCGACTTCTGCGCCGAGCACGGCATCGTCTCGGAGATCGAGCTCATCCCGGTCCAGCAGGTCAACGAAGCCTACGAACGCATGATGAAGAACGACGTCCGCTACCGCTTCGTGTTGGACATGAAGACGCTGTGA
- the guaB gene encoding IMP dehydrogenase: MLTLPLMRALTFDDVLLVPGYSEIHPNQVDLGTRLTKDIGLRIPLMSAAMDTVTESRMAIALAQLGGIGVIHKNLSHERQAEEVDKVKRSESGMITDPITIGPDAPIRDAEALMAKFRISGVPVVEGHRLVGILTNRDLRFETRWDIPVRDAMTKENLVTVPVGTTLQEAKGILQKHRIEKLLVVDAQGQLKGLITVKDIEKSIEYPSACKDAHGRLRVAAAVGVGKDLLDRAAALVEAQVDVLCLDSSHGHSKGVLEAVKALKQAFPAVPVIAGNVATYQGARDLAKAGADAVKVGIGPGSICTTRIVTGAGMPQITAVAEASRACREAGVTCIADGGIKFSGDVAKAIAAGADCVMIGSLFAGTDEAPGETIFYGGRTFKAYRGMGSLGAMKQGSKDRYFQEGKDDTKLVPEGIEGQVPYKGKMGDLVTQLMGGLRAGMGLSGGASIADFQQKATLVEISGSGLRESHAHDVMITKEAPNYRME; the protein is encoded by the coding sequence ATGCTGACCTTGCCCCTGATGCGCGCCCTCACCTTCGACGACGTCCTGCTCGTCCCCGGCTACTCGGAGATCCACCCCAACCAGGTGGACCTGGGCACCCGGCTCACGAAGGACATCGGCCTGCGCATCCCGCTCATGTCCGCCGCCATGGATACCGTGACGGAGAGCCGCATGGCCATCGCCCTGGCCCAGCTGGGCGGCATCGGCGTGATCCACAAGAACCTCAGCCACGAGCGCCAGGCCGAGGAGGTGGACAAGGTGAAGCGGTCGGAATCCGGCATGATCACGGACCCCATCACCATCGGGCCCGACGCGCCCATCCGTGACGCCGAGGCCCTCATGGCCAAGTTCCGCATCAGCGGCGTGCCGGTGGTGGAGGGCCACCGCCTGGTGGGCATCCTCACCAACCGCGACCTGCGCTTCGAGACCCGCTGGGACATCCCCGTGCGCGACGCCATGACCAAGGAGAACCTGGTCACCGTACCCGTGGGCACCACCCTGCAGGAGGCCAAGGGCATCCTGCAGAAGCACCGCATCGAGAAGCTGCTGGTGGTGGACGCCCAGGGCCAGCTCAAGGGCCTCATCACCGTCAAGGACATCGAGAAGTCCATCGAATACCCCAGCGCCTGCAAGGACGCCCATGGGCGCCTGCGGGTGGCCGCGGCCGTGGGCGTGGGCAAGGATCTGCTGGACCGGGCCGCCGCCCTGGTGGAGGCCCAGGTGGACGTCCTCTGCCTGGACAGCTCCCACGGCCACAGCAAGGGCGTGCTGGAGGCCGTGAAGGCCCTCAAGCAGGCCTTTCCCGCCGTTCCCGTCATCGCCGGCAACGTGGCCACCTACCAGGGCGCCAGGGACCTCGCGAAGGCCGGCGCCGACGCCGTGAAGGTGGGCATCGGGCCCGGCTCCATCTGCACCACGCGCATCGTCACCGGCGCCGGTATGCCCCAGATCACCGCCGTGGCCGAGGCCAGCCGGGCCTGCCGCGAGGCGGGCGTCACCTGCATCGCCGACGGGGGCATCAAGTTCAGCGGCGATGTGGCCAAGGCCATCGCCGCCGGCGCGGACTGCGTCATGATCGGCAGCCTCTTCGCCGGCACCGACGAGGCCCCGGGCGAGACCATCTTCTACGGGGGCCGCACCTTCAAGGCCTACCGCGGCATGGGGTCCTTGGGCGCCATGAAGCAGGGCAGCAAGGACCGCTACTTCCAGGAAGGCAAGGACGACACCAAGCTCGTGCCCGAGGGCATCGAGGGCCAGGTGCCCTACAAAGGGAAGATGGGCGACCTGGTCACCCAGCTCATGGGCGGCCTCCGCGCCGGCATGGGCCTCAGCGGCGGCGCCTCCATCGCCGACTTCCAGCAGAAGGCCACCCTCGTGGAGATCAGCGGCTCCGGCCTCCGCGAAAGCCACGCCCACGACGTGATGATCACCAAGGAAGCGCCGAACTACCGGATGGAGTAG
- a CDS encoding nuclear transport factor 2 family protein: MTPKALVAAWVEAFNRGDAEALAAMYHADAVNHQVAAAPVAGREAIRAMFAREFAAAEMVCLVENLFEDGEWAILEWRDPLGLRGCGFFRVVGGQIAFQRGYWDKLSFLRQHGLPIPLG, translated from the coding sequence ATGACGCCGAAGGCCCTCGTGGCTGCCTGGGTCGAGGCCTTCAACCGTGGCGACGCCGAGGCGCTGGCCGCGATGTACCACGCGGACGCCGTGAACCACCAGGTGGCGGCGGCACCTGTGGCTGGCCGGGAGGCGATCCGTGCCATGTTCGCGCGGGAGTTCGCCGCCGCAGAGATGGTGTGTCTCGTGGAGAACCTCTTCGAGGACGGCGAGTGGGCCATCCTCGAGTGGCGCGATCCCCTGGGTCTGCGCGGCTGCGGCTTCTTCCGCGTCGTGGGAGGGCAGATCGCCTTCCAGCGCGGCTACTGGGACAAGCTCAGCTTCCTCCGACAACACGGATTGCCCATTCCCCTGGGTTGA
- a CDS encoding DUF2188 domain-containing protein, with protein MKNYHLAKEGNAWNLKPEGGSRPVVHAATKAEAIGQMRAYMHGHEGSVKIHKENGQIQEERTYPKSADPRRIKG; from the coding sequence ATGAAAAATTATCACCTCGCCAAGGAAGGAAACGCCTGGAACCTCAAGCCTGAGGGGGGCAGCCGACCCGTCGTCCACGCAGCGACCAAGGCGGAGGCCATCGGGCAGATGCGGGCCTACATGCACGGCCATGAAGGCTCCGTGAAGATCCACAAGGAGAATGGCCAGATCCAGGAGGAGCGGACCTATCCGAAGTCCGCAGATCCCAGGCGCATCAAGGGCTGA
- a CDS encoding DUF2007 domain-containing protein, with amino-acid sequence MQKVFVAQHHAEAHLVTGLLRSHGIDAEVRGEALFTTVEAASMIPGAAPEVWVSNPDQVPQALDLVRRFSRGESLPQSSGPSWRCPACGETLEPQFTECWKCGAAKPSPIPAV; translated from the coding sequence ATGCAGAAGGTCTTTGTCGCGCAGCATCACGCAGAGGCGCATCTCGTGACAGGGCTGCTCCGCTCCCACGGCATTGATGCAGAAGTTCGGGGGGAGGCCCTGTTCACAACCGTGGAAGCGGCATCCATGATTCCCGGGGCTGCTCCGGAAGTATGGGTGTCCAATCCGGATCAAGTCCCGCAAGCCCTGGATCTCGTCAGGCGCTTCTCCAGGGGCGAATCCCTCCCCCAGTCATCCGGCCCTTCTTGGCGATGCCCAGCGTGTGGCGAAACCCTTGAACCCCAATTCACCGAGTGCTGGAAATGCGGAGCGGCAAAACCAAGCCCCATTCCGGCGGTCTGA
- a CDS encoding winged helix-turn-helix domain-containing protein, protein MTRLAFGDFELDPSTGELWKGEDCVRIQEQPLKLLVCLLERPGQLVGREDLQKRVWAGDIHVGFEDGLNAAAWRLRQVLGDSADRPRFIETVPRKGYRFVGKVIPLPGKTPPPSGSFPMPVYQPPSNSSVYQAARATWRWNAGRFWLAGALVLGLLGAGVAAWSALRPKPVPLVAAPLLNVTGDPALDYFASALSRQVIQDLAAAPGVEIRTAEPRPAGAGPPPGALTLTWTMAREAQGYRVTASLMDAQGRGRGDRVFLVSSEHLHQVHRDISAYLADQAAQEPRPGASR, encoded by the coding sequence ATGACCCGATTGGCCTTTGGCGACTTCGAACTGGACCCCTCCACCGGAGAACTCTGGAAGGGGGAGGACTGCGTGCGCATCCAGGAGCAGCCCCTCAAGCTGCTGGTCTGCCTGCTGGAGCGGCCCGGTCAGCTGGTGGGGCGCGAGGACCTCCAGAAGCGGGTCTGGGCCGGAGACATCCACGTGGGCTTCGAGGATGGGCTCAATGCGGCGGCCTGGCGCCTCAGGCAGGTGCTGGGCGATTCCGCCGACCGGCCGCGGTTCATCGAGACCGTGCCGCGCAAGGGCTATCGCTTCGTGGGGAAGGTGATCCCTCTGCCGGGGAAGACGCCACCGCCCTCCGGTTCCTTCCCGATGCCCGTCTACCAGCCACCTTCGAATTCGAGCGTGTACCAGGCGGCCCGGGCCACCTGGCGCTGGAATGCCGGGAGATTCTGGCTGGCGGGTGCCCTGGTGCTGGGCCTCCTGGGGGCGGGCGTTGCGGCGTGGTCGGCGCTGAGGCCGAAGCCGGTGCCCCTCGTGGCCGCGCCCCTGCTGAACGTGACCGGGGACCCGGCCCTGGACTACTTCGCCTCCGCCCTCTCCCGCCAGGTGATCCAGGATCTGGCTGCCGCTCCGGGCGTGGAAATCAGGACGGCCGAACCCCGTCCCGCCGGGGCCGGTCCTCCTCCAGGCGCTCTGACCCTCACCTGGACCATGGCCCGGGAGGCCCAGGGCTACCGCGTCACTGCGAGCCTGATGGATGCCCAGGGGCGTGGCCGTGGCGACCGGGTTTTCCTGGTTTCCTCAGAGCACCTGCACCAGGTCCACCGCGACATCTCCGCCTACCTGGCCGACCAGGCCGCTCAGGAGCCCAGGCCCGGGGCCTCGCGCTGA